A window of Ketobacter sp. MCCC 1A13808 contains these coding sequences:
- the lolB gene encoding lipoprotein insertase outer membrane protein LolB codes for MNRSLKFLCIILTAVALSSCALWYPKSTAPTAPEPGQNVDWVEHVRQLTLMREWQIRGKIGVRTATDGGSAYLDWSQSFDSFYILLSGPLGQGSTIISGNPSGARLENSDGTFVSDSPENLVMEHTGWQIPINQLLYWVKGIPAPSGDIQMTRNALGTLDTLQQDGWKLEFDRYGNALDSLLPQRIKIQKDDLKVTLIIKEWLPLSNTGTDET; via the coding sequence TTGAACAGATCGCTTAAATTCCTGTGCATTATCCTAACGGCTGTCGCGTTGAGCAGCTGCGCGCTTTGGTATCCGAAAAGCACAGCACCCACTGCGCCCGAACCCGGCCAGAATGTGGACTGGGTAGAACATGTCAGACAACTCACCCTCATGCGAGAGTGGCAAATCCGAGGCAAAATAGGCGTTCGGACCGCCACCGACGGTGGCAGCGCCTATCTCGATTGGAGCCAGTCCTTCGACAGTTTCTATATATTATTATCGGGTCCCCTGGGTCAGGGCTCCACCATTATCAGTGGCAACCCTTCCGGAGCCAGACTGGAAAACAGTGACGGTACCTTTGTGTCCGACTCACCCGAGAACCTGGTAATGGAACACACCGGCTGGCAGATCCCGATTAATCAACTGCTGTATTGGGTCAAAGGCATACCCGCCCCCAGCGGCGACATCCAAATGACGCGCAACGCCCTGGGCACACTCGACACCCTGCAACAGGATGGATGGAAACTGGAATTTGATCGCTACGGCAACGCACTGGATTCCCTGTTACCTCAGCGCATCAAAATCCAGAAAGACGATTTGAAAGTCACTTTAATCATCAAGGAATGGCTGCCTCTGAGCAACACCGGCACCGACGAGACATGA
- the ispE gene encoding 4-(cytidine 5'-diphospho)-2-C-methyl-D-erythritol kinase: MKLTVNAPGKLNLFLHITGRRTDGYHTLQTLFQFVDYCDVLSFSSRSDAIIEVKPDIAGLQPEDNLIYRAASLLQSHSRKPCGVDIQLQKQLPMGGGMGGGSSNAASTLVALNKLWQLGLNKVTLAKIGLSLGADVPVFIHGHAALAEGIGEVLQTVDIAEPWYLIAIPSCHANTAELFQEKQLTRDSKIIRIRDFLKGGSRNDFEPVLRKRFPLIDRCMQMIDCTARDSHDAKGSARVTGSGACLFVECESEPGANRLLLDITRQMDRFQLTNQDVSWKIVKGCNHSPLYTGDLASQG, encoded by the coding sequence ATGAAGCTAACCGTAAACGCCCCCGGTAAGCTGAACCTGTTCCTTCACATCACCGGGCGCCGCACAGATGGCTATCATACCCTGCAAACGCTTTTTCAGTTTGTGGATTACTGCGATGTGCTCTCCTTTTCGAGTCGCTCCGATGCCATTATCGAGGTCAAACCGGATATAGCCGGACTGCAGCCCGAGGACAATCTCATATATCGTGCCGCCAGTCTGCTCCAGTCTCACAGCCGAAAACCCTGCGGAGTGGATATTCAACTGCAGAAGCAACTGCCGATGGGCGGTGGCATGGGTGGAGGCTCATCGAATGCTGCCAGCACGCTGGTAGCCCTCAACAAGCTCTGGCAGTTGGGTCTTAATAAAGTGACCCTGGCTAAAATCGGCCTAAGCCTCGGCGCGGATGTGCCTGTCTTTATTCATGGGCACGCGGCCCTCGCTGAAGGGATTGGCGAGGTGCTGCAAACGGTCGACATCGCCGAACCCTGGTATCTGATTGCAATCCCGTCCTGCCACGCCAACACTGCCGAACTTTTCCAAGAAAAACAATTGACAAGAGATTCAAAGATTATCAGAATACGCGACTTCCTGAAGGGGGGTAGCCGGAACGACTTTGAGCCTGTGCTCAGAAAACGCTTCCCTCTGATCGATCGCTGCATGCAGATGATCGACTGCACCGCCCGGGACAGCCACGACGCCAAAGGGAGTGCAAGGGTTACCGGAAGTGGAGCCTGCTTATTTGTCGAATGCGAGTCAGAACCCGGAGCAAACCGGCTACTACTCGACATTACCCGGCAGATGGACCGCTTCCAGCTTACAAATCAAGATGTTAGCTGGAAGATAGTAAAAGGCTGTAACCACTCACCGTTATATACTGGAGATCTGGCCAGCCAAGGCTAA
- a CDS encoding ribose-phosphate pyrophosphokinase: MSNLIVFTGNATPELAKKVANYLHVPLGDAEVSQFSDGEISVEINENVRGSDVFIIQSTCAPTNDSIMEIMVIADALRRASAGRITAVIPYFGYARQDRRVRSARVPITAKVIADMLTTVGFDRLLTVDLHADQIQGFFDIPVDNVYGSPILLDDIQKQDYDNMMVVSPDVGGVVRARAVAKQLNDCDLAIIDKRRPKANTSQVMHIIGEVEGRTCILVDDMVDTAGTLCKAAEALKENGAKKVVAYATHAVLSGPAIDNLNNSKMDELVITDTIPLSEAGRSCKKIRQLSLAPMLAECVRRINNEESLSAMFIPKD, encoded by the coding sequence GTGTCCAATCTTATTGTTTTCACTGGAAACGCAACCCCCGAGCTTGCAAAGAAGGTAGCGAATTACCTGCATGTGCCCCTCGGGGACGCTGAAGTCAGTCAATTCAGCGACGGCGAAATCTCGGTAGAGATAAATGAAAATGTACGTGGAAGCGATGTCTTTATCATCCAGTCCACCTGCGCGCCCACCAATGACAGCATTATGGAAATCATGGTCATTGCAGACGCCCTCAGACGCGCCTCTGCCGGCCGCATTACTGCCGTAATCCCCTACTTCGGCTACGCCCGCCAAGATCGCCGGGTGCGCTCTGCAAGGGTACCGATTACCGCCAAAGTAATTGCCGACATGCTCACCACCGTCGGGTTTGACCGCTTACTGACCGTCGACCTGCATGCGGACCAAATCCAGGGCTTTTTCGATATTCCCGTGGATAACGTTTACGGCTCACCGATCCTGCTGGATGACATTCAAAAACAGGATTATGACAACATGATGGTGGTATCACCTGATGTCGGCGGCGTAGTTCGGGCCCGCGCTGTCGCCAAGCAGCTAAACGACTGCGACCTCGCCATCATCGACAAACGCCGCCCGAAAGCGAACACCTCGCAGGTGATGCATATTATCGGTGAAGTAGAAGGCCGCACCTGCATCCTAGTAGATGACATGGTCGATACCGCAGGCACACTGTGCAAAGCGGCCGAAGCATTGAAAGAAAATGGTGCCAAGAAAGTGGTTGCCTATGCGACTCACGCCGTTTTGTCCGGCCCGGCCATTGATAACCTGAACAACTCGAAAATGGACGAACTGGTTATAACTGACACTATCCCGCTCTCGGAAGCAGGCAGGTCGTGCAAGAAAATTCGCCAGCTCAGCCTGGCCCCGATGCTGGCCGAATGCGTCCGCCGCATCAATAACGAAGAATCACTAAGCGCAATGTTCATCCCGAAGGACTAA
- a CDS encoding 50S ribosomal protein L25/general stress protein Ctc yields the protein MSNEFTINAQSRGEAGKGSSRRLRRLENRIPAIVYGANKDPQQVSVEFKDMVKALENEAFYSHVLTLVVDGNSEQVVLKDLQRHPAKSIPVHADFQRVDTTHKLHMNIPLHFLNEDKCAGVKQSGGVIAHQMAEVEVTCLAKDLPEYIEIDVENLEMGSVIHLSDIKLPAGVEIRALQLGEDHDLPVVSVSAPRGGADEEAGDDEESATEE from the coding sequence ATGTCCAATGAGTTCACAATCAACGCCCAAAGCCGAGGCGAAGCAGGGAAAGGTTCGAGCCGCCGCCTGCGCCGCCTTGAAAACCGCATCCCAGCAATCGTTTACGGTGCAAACAAAGATCCACAACAAGTATCAGTGGAATTTAAAGACATGGTAAAAGCGCTGGAAAACGAAGCGTTTTATTCCCATGTACTGACTCTGGTTGTCGACGGCAATTCTGAACAGGTGGTATTAAAAGACCTGCAACGCCATCCAGCCAAGTCCATCCCGGTCCACGCTGACTTCCAGCGCGTTGATACCACCCATAAACTGCATATGAACATTCCGCTTCACTTCCTGAACGAAGATAAATGTGCGGGCGTTAAACAATCTGGCGGCGTCATTGCCCACCAAATGGCTGAAGTAGAAGTAACCTGCCTGGCCAAAGATCTGCCGGAATACATCGAAATCGACGTCGAAAACCTGGAGATGGGCAGCGTAATCCACCTCAGCGACATCAAACTTCCTGCTGGTGTCGAAATCCGGGCGTTGCAGCTGGGCGAAGACCACGACCTGCCGGTTGTCAGCGTTAGCGCACCGCGTGGCGGAGCGGACGAGGAAGCCGGCGACGACGAAGAGTCAGCCACCGAAGAGTAA
- the pth gene encoding aminoacyl-tRNA hydrolase, with amino-acid sequence MKDGIELIVGLGNPGRQYEDTRHNAGAWFVQGLARQYNVSLSSESKYPALTGRATINGHQVRLLIPTTFMNLSGQAVAPVAHFFKIPPQKILVAHDELDMPPGIAKLKQGGGHGGHNGLRDIISKLGNQKDFSRLRIGIGHPGSADKVSGYVLGKPPRQEQQWIEDAIDQALRIVPELLDGQSDKAMNRLHSFSASS; translated from the coding sequence TTGAAAGACGGTATCGAACTCATAGTCGGCCTGGGTAATCCAGGTCGACAATACGAGGACACCCGACACAACGCCGGTGCCTGGTTCGTGCAAGGGCTGGCACGCCAATACAATGTCAGCCTGAGCAGCGAATCGAAATACCCCGCCCTCACCGGACGCGCCACAATCAATGGCCACCAGGTTCGATTGCTCATCCCCACAACGTTTATGAATCTCAGCGGTCAGGCCGTGGCACCAGTTGCCCATTTCTTTAAAATTCCGCCACAAAAAATCCTGGTCGCGCACGATGAGCTGGATATGCCGCCCGGCATTGCCAAATTGAAACAGGGCGGCGGTCATGGGGGACATAATGGCCTGCGGGACATCATTAGCAAGCTCGGCAATCAAAAAGATTTTTCCCGTTTACGCATTGGCATCGGCCATCCGGGCAGCGCCGATAAAGTAAGCGGATACGTGCTGGGCAAACCACCCAGACAGGAACAACAATGGATCGAAGACGCCATAGATCAAGCTTTACGGATCGTGCCGGAACTACTGGACGGCCAGTCCGACAAAGCCATGAATCGCTTACACAGCTTTTCTGCGTCGTCATAA
- the ychF gene encoding redox-regulated ATPase YchF — protein sequence MGIKCGIVGLPNVGKSTLFNALTKAGIEAQNFPFCTIEPNTGVVPVPDARQDTLAAIVKPNRVVPTTMEFVDIAGLVEGASKGEGLGNKFLANIRETDAIAHVVRCFEDGNIVHVAGKIDPLSDIEIINTELALADMDSVEKALLKAAKQAKGGDKDAQAKQKVFEKLLPILNEGRPARTADLTEDEFKLIRSFNLLTLKPTMYITNVAEDGFEDNPLLDAVNKLAASENAEVVPICAKIESEITELDEADKAEFLAELGMEEPGLNRVIRAGYNLLGLQTYFTAGVQEVRAWTVKVGATAPQAAGVIHTDFEKGFIRAEVVAYDDFVSNNGEQGAKESGKWRLEGKEYIVKDGDVVHFRFNV from the coding sequence ATGGGAATTAAGTGCGGTATAGTCGGCTTGCCGAATGTGGGTAAATCCACTCTGTTCAACGCCCTCACCAAAGCGGGTATCGAGGCGCAAAATTTTCCGTTCTGCACCATCGAGCCCAACACAGGCGTAGTCCCGGTTCCGGATGCCCGTCAGGACACATTAGCGGCGATCGTCAAACCCAACCGGGTGGTCCCCACCACCATGGAGTTCGTCGACATTGCAGGGCTGGTTGAAGGCGCCTCTAAAGGCGAAGGCCTGGGCAACAAGTTTCTCGCCAATATCCGTGAAACCGACGCAATAGCCCACGTAGTTCGCTGCTTCGAAGACGGCAACATCGTTCACGTGGCAGGTAAGATTGACCCCCTGTCAGACATCGAAATCATCAACACAGAGCTGGCGCTTGCCGATATGGACAGCGTAGAAAAGGCATTACTGAAAGCCGCCAAGCAAGCCAAGGGCGGAGACAAAGACGCCCAAGCCAAGCAGAAAGTATTTGAGAAATTGCTGCCGATTTTAAACGAAGGCCGCCCTGCCCGCACTGCAGACCTTACGGAAGATGAGTTTAAGCTGATCCGCTCATTCAACCTGCTGACACTCAAGCCCACCATGTACATTACCAATGTCGCGGAGGATGGCTTTGAAGACAATCCTCTACTGGATGCCGTGAACAAGCTGGCAGCATCGGAAAACGCAGAGGTTGTCCCGATTTGCGCCAAAATCGAATCCGAAATTACCGAACTGGATGAGGCAGATAAAGCGGAGTTTCTGGCTGAGCTGGGCATGGAAGAACCGGGCCTGAACCGCGTTATCCGCGCCGGATACAACCTGCTGGGTCTACAAACCTATTTCACGGCAGGGGTACAGGAAGTCCGCGCCTGGACAGTCAAGGTTGGCGCAACCGCACCCCAGGCTGCCGGCGTCATCCATACCGATTTCGAAAAAGGCTTCATTCGTGCAGAAGTGGTCGCTTACGACGACTTCGTCAGCAATAACGGCGAGCAAGGCGCGAAAGAATCCGGCAAGTGGCGACTGGAAGGGAAAGAGTACATTGTTAAAGACGGCGACGTGGTGCACTTCCGTTTTAATGTTTAA
- a CDS encoding DUF1820 family protein, with protein MSAEPIYRVVFLNQGEIYEIYVKNVYQSDLYGFLEIEGFLFGERNQVVVDPSEERLKAQFSEVARSYIPMHSIIRVDEVEKEGVGKITEVKGGGNVTPFPTFPYGPDNGGKKPG; from the coding sequence ATGAGCGCCGAGCCGATTTACCGTGTGGTTTTTTTGAATCAGGGCGAGATCTATGAGATCTATGTCAAGAATGTGTATCAAAGTGATCTGTATGGGTTTCTTGAAATCGAGGGATTTTTGTTCGGGGAGCGTAACCAGGTGGTGGTCGATCCATCGGAAGAGCGCTTAAAGGCGCAATTCAGTGAGGTGGCAAGAAGCTATATTCCGATGCACTCTATTATCCGCGTGGACGAGGTTGAAAAAGAAGGTGTCGGGAAAATTACGGAAGTTAAGGGCGGAGGCAACGTAACCCCGTTTCCTACTTTCCCCTATGGTCCGGATAATGGTGGCAAGAAACCGGGTTGA
- the coxB gene encoding cytochrome c oxidase subunit II, with translation MQSLAKRCTTIGAAALAATSSVAFADWQLDMTPGVTDISQQVFDLHRTMLWWCVGIGIIVFGAMFYSMLMHRKSKGHKAEQFHESTTVEIVWTIAPFIILIFMAIPATRVLIAMSNTDDSALTIKITGSQWKWHYEYLEWEGKGNLGVDYYSVLSTPNEQRFRPVRSSGLFPKGIEKESYREDGNYPEMEALYKRDVDKPLVIPTDRKVRFLITSDDVIHSWWVPDFAIKKDAIPGFINELWTQVPNDKPGLYRGQCAELCGKDHAFMPIVVEAKSVDDFDAWLTTAREEQEAAELAAANSLDKTFTKDELMAEGEKQYMARCSACHQAGGQGLPPTFPALKGSAVAIGPVADHIRIVTHGKNAMPAFASMLKPKDIAAIVTYERNAWGNSPSDGVDVVQPRDVANQE, from the coding sequence ATGCAGTCATTAGCAAAGCGATGCACCACGATCGGTGCTGCTGCACTCGCTGCCACAAGCAGCGTGGCTTTCGCAGATTGGCAACTGGATATGACGCCAGGGGTCACTGACATAAGCCAGCAGGTATTCGATCTTCACCGAACGATGTTGTGGTGGTGCGTCGGGATTGGGATTATCGTATTTGGTGCGATGTTCTATTCGATGCTTATGCACCGAAAATCCAAAGGGCATAAAGCTGAACAGTTCCATGAAAGCACCACCGTCGAAATAGTCTGGACGATCGCCCCCTTCATCATCCTGATCTTTATGGCTATACCGGCTACCCGGGTACTCATTGCCATGAGTAACACCGATGATTCGGCACTGACCATTAAGATCACGGGATCCCAATGGAAGTGGCATTACGAATATCTGGAATGGGAAGGTAAAGGCAACCTGGGCGTCGATTATTACAGTGTGCTCTCTACACCCAACGAACAAAGGTTCCGCCCTGTCCGCAGCTCTGGTTTATTCCCTAAAGGTATCGAAAAAGAATCTTATCGCGAAGATGGCAACTATCCCGAGATGGAAGCGCTGTATAAACGTGATGTAGACAAACCCCTGGTAATACCGACTGACCGCAAGGTTCGCTTCCTGATCACATCAGACGACGTCATACATTCCTGGTGGGTACCGGACTTTGCAATCAAGAAAGATGCCATACCCGGATTCATAAACGAACTTTGGACTCAGGTTCCGAATGATAAACCCGGACTTTATCGGGGCCAGTGCGCTGAGCTGTGCGGTAAAGATCACGCCTTCATGCCGATCGTCGTTGAGGCAAAATCGGTCGACGATTTTGATGCCTGGCTAACCACCGCCCGAGAGGAACAGGAAGCCGCAGAGCTTGCGGCCGCTAACAGCCTGGATAAAACCTTTACTAAAGATGAGTTGATGGCTGAAGGCGAAAAGCAATATATGGCTCGCTGTTCTGCATGTCACCAGGCCGGTGGCCAGGGCTTACCGCCTACCTTCCCGGCGTTGAAAGGCAGTGCCGTCGCCATTGGTCCGGTCGCAGATCACATCCGAATTGTGACGCACGGGAAAAATGCGATGCCCGCTTTCGCGTCCATGCTTAAACCAAAAGACATTGCAGCCATTGTTACCTATGAACGCAACGCCTGGGGCAACAGCCCTTCGGATGGTGTTGATGTTGTCCAACCACGCGACGTTGCTAATCAAGAATAG
- the ctaD gene encoding cytochrome c oxidase subunit I, with translation MGDHHHGPAKGIKRWLFATNHKDIGAMYLWFSFIMFLTGGFMAMVIRAELMYPGLQLVDPNFFNQMTTTHGLIMVFGAVMPAFVGLANYMVPLMIGAPDMALPRLNNWSFWILPFAFSLLIMAIIQSFLGIADAPNFGWTFYAPLSTKYGPASTDFFIFSVHMMGVSSIMGAVNVIVTIFNLRAPGMTFMKMPLFVWTWLITAFLLIAVMPVLAGAVTMMLTDRHFGTSFFDAAGGGDPVLFQHVFWFFGHPEVYIMILPAFGIVSAIIPTFARKPLFGYASMVYATASIAFLSFVVWAHHMFTVGLPLAGNLFYMYMTMLIAVPTGVKVFNWVATMWKGAMTFEVPMLFSIAFVILFTIGGFSGLMLAITPVDQQYHDTYFVVAHFHYVLVTGAVFSIVAGVYYWLPKWTGLMYNVGLAKLHFWSSLFFVNLLFFPMHFVGLAGMPRRYSDYSLQFADFNWWISIGGFGFGLSQLILLAVLIQACFLKKGKPVSDQVWEGAEGLEWTLSSPLPYHSFTTPPVVK, from the coding sequence ATGGGTGACCATCATCACGGCCCGGCCAAAGGCATAAAACGTTGGCTATTTGCAACCAACCACAAAGACATCGGCGCGATGTATCTGTGGTTCAGCTTCATCATGTTCCTGACCGGCGGCTTTATGGCCATGGTCATTCGAGCCGAACTCATGTATCCGGGCTTACAACTGGTTGATCCGAACTTTTTCAACCAGATGACCACCACACACGGATTAATCATGGTGTTTGGTGCCGTCATGCCGGCCTTTGTCGGTCTCGCCAATTATATGGTGCCACTGATGATCGGTGCGCCGGACATGGCGTTACCGCGGCTCAACAACTGGAGTTTCTGGATTCTTCCCTTTGCTTTCAGCTTGCTGATTATGGCGATTATCCAATCTTTCCTGGGCATTGCTGACGCGCCCAACTTTGGCTGGACATTCTATGCACCCCTGTCCACCAAATACGGCCCGGCTTCCACGGACTTCTTCATCTTCTCTGTGCATATGATGGGTGTTTCCTCCATCATGGGTGCGGTTAACGTTATCGTCACTATCTTCAACCTGCGCGCACCCGGCATGACCTTTATGAAAATGCCATTGTTCGTATGGACCTGGTTGATCACTGCGTTTCTGCTGATCGCGGTTATGCCGGTTTTGGCTGGCGCGGTAACCATGATGCTAACCGACCGACATTTTGGAACCAGCTTCTTCGACGCGGCAGGTGGCGGTGACCCGGTATTGTTCCAGCACGTATTCTGGTTCTTCGGGCATCCGGAGGTGTACATCATGATCCTCCCGGCCTTTGGTATCGTCTCTGCAATCATCCCGACCTTCGCCCGCAAGCCGTTGTTTGGCTATGCCTCCATGGTGTATGCAACAGCCTCCATCGCATTTTTGTCCTTTGTAGTCTGGGCGCACCACATGTTCACAGTCGGGCTGCCGTTAGCGGGTAACCTGTTTTACATGTACATGACCATGCTGATCGCCGTACCCACCGGGGTCAAGGTGTTCAACTGGGTAGCTACCATGTGGAAAGGTGCGATGACCTTTGAAGTGCCTATGTTGTTTTCCATTGCCTTCGTGATCCTGTTCACCATCGGTGGTTTTTCCGGACTGATGCTGGCGATCACGCCGGTGGATCAGCAGTACCACGACACCTACTTTGTGGTGGCCCACTTCCATTATGTACTGGTGACCGGTGCCGTGTTCTCGATCGTAGCTGGTGTCTACTATTGGCTGCCGAAATGGACCGGCCTGATGTACAACGTCGGCTTGGCGAAACTGCACTTCTGGAGCTCCCTGTTTTTCGTAAACCTGCTCTTCTTCCCCATGCACTTTGTAGGGCTGGCCGGAATGCCTCGACGTTATTCTGACTACTCCCTCCAGTTCGCCGACTTTAACTGGTGGATCAGTATCGGTGGTTTCGGCTTCGGCCTGAGTCAACTGATTCTGCTGGCCGTCCTGATCCAGGCTTGCTTCCTCAAGAAGGGCAAACCCGTTAGCGATCAAGTATGGGAAGGCGCTGAAGGTCTGGAGTGGACACTATCTTCACCCCTGCCTTACCACAGCTTTACTACTCCACCCGTAGTGAAATAG
- a CDS encoding cytochrome c oxidase assembly protein, whose translation MDEQHTQQSNQRMVIKLLLIVVGMFIFAVGVLPPMYDAICDFTGLNGKTSNEAADAKDAVVQEDREVTIQFLADTDPAMVWDFKPNTFSIKVNPGQIHKVDFHVRNPASHLIVGQAIPSVAPANATPYFKKTECFCFHSQELEGGTEMDMPLIFYVDPGLPKSVRTITLSYQLYDITAKSEKAALAAN comes from the coding sequence ATGGACGAGCAACACACTCAACAATCAAACCAACGCATGGTCATTAAGCTACTGCTCATCGTAGTTGGGATGTTTATTTTTGCAGTGGGTGTGTTGCCGCCGATGTACGATGCCATATGTGATTTCACCGGACTGAATGGTAAAACCTCGAACGAAGCTGCCGACGCGAAGGATGCGGTTGTGCAGGAAGATCGGGAAGTGACCATTCAGTTCCTGGCGGATACCGACCCGGCGATGGTGTGGGATTTCAAACCCAACACGTTCAGCATCAAAGTTAATCCGGGCCAGATTCACAAAGTGGACTTTCACGTACGCAATCCGGCTTCGCATCTGATTGTCGGGCAGGCGATACCCTCGGTAGCGCCTGCTAACGCAACACCCTATTTCAAAAAAACCGAATGCTTTTGCTTTCACAGTCAAGAGCTGGAAGGTGGCACAGAAATGGATATGCCGCTGATATTTTATGTCGACCCGGGCTTACCAAAAAGCGTACGCACCATCACGCTTTCCTATCAGCTCTACGATATTACAGCGAAATCTGAAAAAGCCGCCCTAGCCGCAAATTAA
- a CDS encoding cytochrome c oxidase subunit 3, whose product MAEKPTSYYVPEQSPWPFITAVALFLVAFGAANFVQQHSVTGLVANDSNSGSYILPIGILGIIAMMFVWFRDTVRESLANMNSDQMDRSYRMGMLWFIFSEVMFFAAFFGALFYVRLLALPWLAGGGEEAMTHELLWPDFQNLWPLTLTPGGTTTQAMPAWGLPLLNTALLVTSSITLTIAHHALIAGNRAKLNIFLFLTLILGYTFLFFQVEEYIHAYNDLGLTLQAGIYGSTFFMLTGFHGMHVTIGAIMLTIMLIRSMKGHLTPDNHFAFEASAWYWHFVDVVWLFLFVCVYWL is encoded by the coding sequence ATGGCTGAAAAACCGACGTCTTACTATGTTCCCGAACAGAGTCCCTGGCCTTTTATAACCGCAGTGGCACTGTTTCTCGTTGCCTTTGGCGCTGCCAATTTTGTACAACAACACTCAGTTACCGGATTGGTTGCTAATGACAGCAACTCCGGCAGTTATATTTTGCCTATTGGGATACTGGGCATCATCGCCATGATGTTTGTTTGGTTCCGCGACACCGTTCGTGAAAGCCTGGCCAATATGAACAGCGATCAGATGGATCGTTCATACCGAATGGGTATGTTGTGGTTCATTTTCTCGGAAGTTATGTTCTTCGCTGCCTTCTTTGGTGCACTTTTTTACGTCCGTTTGCTGGCACTCCCCTGGCTTGCCGGTGGTGGCGAAGAGGCAATGACCCATGAATTGCTGTGGCCGGATTTTCAGAATCTGTGGCCATTAACTTTAACGCCCGGTGGCACCACCACCCAAGCCATGCCGGCCTGGGGCTTACCTTTGCTGAATACCGCATTGCTGGTAACCAGTAGTATTACATTGACGATTGCTCACCACGCATTGATTGCCGGTAACCGCGCCAAGCTGAATATATTTTTGTTTTTAACACTGATACTAGGCTATACCTTCCTGTTCTTTCAGGTAGAAGAATATATACATGCCTACAACGATTTGGGCCTGACTTTACAGGCCGGAATTTATGGTTCCACGTTCTTTATGCTGACCGGTTTTCATGGCATGCACGTCACCATCGGTGCCATTATGCTGACCATCATGTTAATAAGATCAATGAAGGGACACCTCACCCCGGATAATCACTTTGCGTTTGAAGCATCGGCCTGGTACTGGCACTTTGTAGACGTAGTCTGGTTATTTTTGTTTGTGTGTGTTTACTGGCTTTAA
- a CDS encoding twin transmembrane helix small protein, whose translation MLIKIVVVVVLLLIAFSLFSALRSLVSNKQDDQYRTVRFLAYRVGFSVVLLLLLGFAFFMGWIQPHGLRG comes from the coding sequence ATGTTAATTAAAATAGTTGTGGTTGTTGTCCTGTTATTGATTGCCTTTAGTTTATTCAGTGCCTTGCGTTCTTTGGTGAGTAACAAGCAAGATGATCAATATCGTACAGTCCGGTTTTTGGCGTACCGTGTTGGTTTTTCTGTTGTGTTACTGCTATTGCTGGGTTTCGCGTTCTTTATGGGGTGGATTCAGCCGCATGGGCTGAGGGGATAA
- a CDS encoding SURF1 family protein has translation MGNSTSQTGFGLRFGGFFFSPGLIPTVVTILLLCLLVNLGFWQMRRAHAKEFLLERLAQRTQLAPVTLDQLLSHGSDLADYPLQVTGRFLEQYSLLLDNRSHNGIAGYQVLTAFLTEGRILLVNRGWIARGPSRDVFPEIPAVAAQPTSDGTLQRVSGVTHQPSPNYFVLKEDDYTKVSWPYLIQKIDLEKSSLLFDYPVLPFVLRLQPDQSSGFVREWHNNIMGPEKHYGYALQWFSLAFALVVIYLVVNTSKTKNMQ, from the coding sequence ATGGGTAATTCAACATCACAAACAGGTTTCGGATTAAGATTCGGTGGCTTTTTTTTCTCGCCAGGTCTCATCCCCACTGTGGTGACGATATTGCTGCTGTGCCTGTTAGTGAACCTGGGCTTCTGGCAGATGCGCAGAGCCCACGCAAAAGAGTTTTTGCTTGAGCGTCTGGCTCAGCGCACCCAGCTCGCCCCGGTCACACTTGATCAATTGCTTTCCCACGGCAGCGACCTGGCAGACTATCCACTACAAGTCACCGGCCGATTTCTGGAGCAATATTCCTTGCTACTGGATAACCGGTCTCACAATGGAATTGCAGGCTACCAGGTACTCACCGCCTTTTTGACCGAAGGCCGGATATTACTGGTCAATCGGGGCTGGATTGCACGCGGCCCGTCACGGGACGTTTTTCCCGAAATTCCAGCGGTAGCTGCCCAGCCGACAAGCGATGGTACGCTACAGCGAGTTTCAGGGGTCACTCATCAGCCGAGCCCCAACTATTTCGTGCTGAAAGAAGACGATTACACTAAGGTGAGCTGGCCCTATTTAATCCAAAAAATAGACCTTGAAAAATCTTCCCTGCTGTTTGATTATCCGGTGCTGCCTTTTGTCCTGCGGTTACAACCTGATCAATCCAGTGGCTTTGTTCGTGAATGGCATAACAATATTATGGGGCCGGAGAAACATTATGGGTACGCATTGCAGTGGTTCTCACTGGCATTTGCCCTCGTAGTTATTTATCTGGTAGTGAACACATCAAAAACAAAAAACATGCAGTAA